One genomic region from Vanacampus margaritifer isolate UIUO_Vmar chromosome 2, RoL_Vmar_1.0, whole genome shotgun sequence encodes:
- the LOC144042798 gene encoding mpv17-like protein, translating into MRRRVLREAAKRFPWLANVTLYGGLFAGGDLVHQTLAHKQHLEWTHTRNVAVVAITFHGNFNYFWMRALERRFPGKSTGMLFRKLLLDQSFASPLATSVFYTGVSFLEGKEDIFEDWREKFFNTWKTGLMYWPFMQFLNFALLPLHMRTAFMGCCAFLWATFLCFSRQDGDGTAGVALAFIMDPRKTLEEMRQARLARKQERQTDKGN; encoded by the exons ATGCGGAGGCGGGTACTGCGGGAGGCCGCCAAGCGCTTCCCCTGGCTGGCCAACGTGACGCTGTACGGCGGCCTGTTCGCTGGAGGTGACCTGGTGCACCAGACGCTGGCCCACAAGCAGCACCTGGAATGGACGCACACGCGCAACGTGGCCGTTGTGGCGATCACCTTCCACGGCAACTTCAACTACTTCTGGATGAGGGCGCTGGAGCGACGTTTCCCCGGCAAGTCGACCGGGATGCTCTTCCGAAAGCTGCTGCTGGACCAGAGCTTCGCCTCCCCGCTGGCCACCAGTGTCTTCTACACGG GAGTGAGCTTCTTGGAGGGCAAGGAGGACATCTTTGAAGACTGGCGAGAGAAATTCTTCAACACGTGGAAG ACTGGACTCATGTACTGGCCTTTCATGCAG tTCCTGAACTTTGCACTGCTGCCTCTGCACATGCGCACGGCCTTCATGGGCTGCTGCGCCTTCCTTTGGGCCACCTTCCTCTGCTTCTCTCGCCAGGATGGCGACGGCACGGCCGGCGTGGCGCTTGCCTTCATCATGGACCCCCGCAAGACCTTGGAAGAAATGCGCCAGGCCCGCCTGGCCAGGAAACAGGAACGACAGACCGACAAGGGCAACTAG